ACGATCAACGGCACGCGTTCGCTGATGTTGATACCGGCTTCGGTCAGGATCTCGACCTTTTTCGGGTTGTTGGTCAGCAAACGCACCGCGTCGACGCCCAGCAGTTTGAACATGTCGGCACACAGGGTGAAGTCGCGCTCGTCGGCGGCGAAGCCGAGCTGGTGATTGGCTTCCACGGTGTCTGCACCCTTATCCTGAAGGGCGTAGGCGCGGATCTTGTTCAACAGGCCGATATTGCGGCCCTCCTGGCGATGGTACAGCAGGATGCCGCGGCCTTCTTCCGCAATTTGCTCCAGTGCGGCTTCCAGTTGAAAACCACAGTCGCAGCGCAGGCTGAACAACGCGTCGCCGGTCAGGCATTCGGAATGCACGCGTGCGAGCACCGGCGCTTCGCCGGAAATATCACCGAATACCAGTGCCAGATGGTCATGTCCGGTCGCCAGTTCTTCGAATCCTACCATCAGGAAATCGCCCCAAGGTGTCGGCAGTTTAGCCTCTGCCACCCGTTTCAGCTGCATGTCACTCTCCACAAAAACCTACGATTCAATCATTGTCGCGCATCCTAAGTCCGGTTCAGTAAATTGACCAAGACTAAAACGTGCTACGCCGATCTCTATTTCGTTAATTATCGGCTATTTTGCCACAACTTCTTGCCGGGCGGTGCTCAGCAAACCAGCAGATGGCGTTTTCTGGCCACCTATTATTGCGATAGGTTTTGTATCTGTTTAATTTTTCGCGTGTTATCAATATTGCACTCTTGTTACACTGCAGCCTGATTCACGCAGAGGAAAACGGGAATGTATGAGATAGCAAAACGTACGGCGGGCGGCGCGTTGCTGCTGCTGTTGATGCCGCTGGTCGTATGGGCATCCGGCTGGCATTGGCAGCCCGGCGGCAATGATCGGCTGCTCAAAGCGCTGTTCTGGGTGACCGAAACCGTAACCTCGCCGTGGGGCATTCTGACCAGCGCTGTCCTTTGCGGTTGGTTTTTGTGGTGCCTGCGCTTTCGGCTGAAGGCGGCCATCGGTCTGGCGCTCCTGCTTTCCGCCGCGTTGGTGATTGGGCAGGGGGTTAAGTCGTTGATCAAGGATCGGGTGCAAGAACCGCGGCCGTTTGTGGTATGGCTCGAGCAAACCCACGGAGTGGACGGAAAATATTTCTATTCGCTGCATCGCAAAGAGCGCAGCGCGCTGGTGCGCGAGCAACTGCAAGACCAGACGCTGGTGCCGAACTGGCTGCGCAAGCACTGGCAGTTTGAAACCGGCTTCGCTTTCCCGTCGGGGCATACGATGTTCGCCGCCACCTGGGCGCTGTTGGGCGTAGGGCTGCTGTGGCCGCGCCGTCATTATAAAACCGTTGCGCTGCTGATGGTGTGGGCAACGGGGGTGATGGGCAGCCGTCTGCTGCTGGGCATGCACTGGCCGCGCGATCTGGCGATGGCTACGCTGATCAGTTGGCTGCTGGTGGTGGTCACCTGCTGGCTGGCGCAGCGCTGGTTCGGCCCGCTGACGCCGCCGCCACAAGAGCAGCAGGAAATCGCGGCGCGCAAGCCGGAATAAGCATTCTTCACGCAGGCGCCAGTCAGGCGTCTGCCACCAATACCTTAACGCCTACCTGTTCAAATGCCTGCCTGGCGGCATCGCCAATTCCGTTATCGGTAATCAAATAGTCGATATGTTGCCAGTCACAAGGCAGCGCAAACATTGAAACCTTATCGATCTTGCTGGAGTCGGCCACCACATACACCGTGTTGGCCGCATTGATCATCGCCATTTTCAGTTTGATGTCGGTTTCGCTTGGGAAACTGAGGCCGTGACGGGGCGAGATGCAGGCCGTCGCGAGGAACAGTTTCTGCGCCAGCACGTTTTCGAAGAAGCTGGCGGCCTTGTCCCCGGAAGTGGAGAGCGTGGGAAATTTGAATGAGCCCCCGGTCAGCAAAATATTCACGCCCGGCTCGCCACCCAGCTGCAGCGCAATATTGACGCCGGTGGTGATAACGGACAATTTCTTTATGTGATTCAGGTGATTGGCGATAGCCGTGGTGGTGGTGCCCGAATCAAGAATGATGGTGTCGCCCGGTTCGATAAAACCGGCGGCGAGCTTGCCGATGCGATCTTTGGCGGTCAGGTTAACCTGGCGTTCCAGCAGCATGGCGTGGGTATTTTGCTTGCCATCAACCAGGGTGGCGCCACCGTGGAAACGCTGCACATAGCCTTGTTGCTGCAGGATCCGCAGGTCGGTACGAATGGTCGCCTCGGTTAGCTTGAAGGTATCGGTAAGCATTTTGACCGTCGCTGAGCCGTCTTCGCGGATCATGTCGAGGATCTTTTCGCGTCGTTGCTGCATTTCCGCCAGCTGTTCGCTTTTGCTTTTCAATCGAAAGACTCCTGCACCTGTCAGTTTCCGCCGCGCGGCTTGCCACGGCAACTCCTTATTGATGCGCTGAATTTTAGCTTGCGATTATTGATAAAGCTATGGATAAACCCGGTTAATCCCTATTGATTTTTATTCGAAAGTCTTTTGCGTCGGCGATTTTCAACGATAAAAACTAAGGAAAAGCAGCTTTGTGGTTTTTATTTTATTGTTATATATGAATTTATATGAGTTTTAGCGTTGTCTGTTAAGTGCTTTTGTTTGAAATTTGATCTTGCCCACATTAATTATCGTTTTTGCTGCATATGATTTCCATTCGAAAATCAATGGCGAGTTAACGGATCGCTTTCGATGCGATAACGATAATCAAGGCGTTTATGCAGAGGTGACGATGGACTTTCAGGCGATTAAAAACACGGCGCGCCAGGCGCGCCGATATGTGGTGACCATGAACCATAAGGCAGGCAAGGGCCATACCGGCGCCGATCTGTCGGAAATCGACATCATCTGCACCTTGTATATGGCGGTGATGGATCGCAGCAATGCCCGGCCCGATCAGGATCGGTTCATTTTGTCTAAAGGGCATGGCGCCGGCGGTTTTTACTGCAGTTGTGCGGCAATGGGCTTGCTCGATCCAGCGGTGCTCGATCAGTTCATGGGCGACGACACCCTGTTGGCCGGGCATCCGGTGCGGCAAAAGCTGCCGGATCTGGTGGAGATTAACTCCGGCGGTTTGGGGCATGGGCTGCCGATCGCCGTGGGGTTGGCGCTGGGCAACAAGCTGGCGGGGCGTGCGCATCGCCGCGCTTTTGTGTTGCTGGGCGACGGCGAACTGGCGGAGGGGGCCAATTGGGAGGCGGCGATGGCGGCCAGTAAATTCAAACTGGACAACCTGATCGCCATCGTCGATCGCAACCGGCTGCAGCTGGCTGGCAAGACGGAGGCCATCATGCCGCTGGAACCGCTGGCGGAAAAATGGCGCGCTTTCGGTTTTGAAACTCTGGAGTGCGACGGCCACGATCCGGCGGCGCTGGTGGCGGCGATCCAACGTCCGAGCCAGGACAAGCCGCGAGTGATCTTGGCCAATACGGAAAAGGGGCACGGTGTGTCGTTTATGGCTAACGTTGCCGCCTGGCATCACGCGGTACCGGACGAGCAACAGTTGGCGCAGGCGCTGGCGGAACTGGAGGGGTAAATATGCAGGATTTACGCGATGCCGTGGTGACGGCGTTGATCGAACAGCAACGAGCGGGTGCAGATCTGAGCGTGATGGTGGCGGATTCCACGTCCACGTCGAAAATCGCGCCTTTTGAACAGGCTTATCCGGAGCGGGTGGTGAACGTCGGTATTGCCGAACAAAACATGGTGGGCATGGCCGCCGGCATGGCGCTCAGCGGCCGCACGGTCTTTACCGCCAACGCGGCACCCTTCCTGTTCGCTCGCTCTAACGAACAGATGAAAAATGATGTTTGCTACACGGGGACCAACGTGAAAATGCTCGGCTTGAATGCCGGATTCGGCTATGGGCCGTTGGGGGCGACGCACCACTGCATGAA
Above is a window of Serratia nematodiphila DZ0503SBS1 DNA encoding:
- the ribA gene encoding GTP cyclohydrolase II, with amino-acid sequence MQLKRVAEAKLPTPWGDFLMVGFEELATGHDHLALVFGDISGEAPVLARVHSECLTGDALFSLRCDCGFQLEAALEQIAEEGRGILLYHRQEGRNIGLLNKIRAYALQDKGADTVEANHQLGFAADERDFTLCADMFKLLGVDAVRLLTNNPKKVEILTEAGINISERVPLIVGRNPKNERYLATKAAKMGHLLDQK
- the pgpB gene encoding phosphatidylglycerophosphatase B, with the translated sequence MYEIAKRTAGGALLLLLMPLVVWASGWHWQPGGNDRLLKALFWVTETVTSPWGILTSAVLCGWFLWCLRFRLKAAIGLALLLSAALVIGQGVKSLIKDRVQEPRPFVVWLEQTHGVDGKYFYSLHRKERSALVREQLQDQTLVPNWLRKHWQFETGFAFPSGHTMFAATWALLGVGLLWPRRHYKTVALLMVWATGVMGSRLLLGMHWPRDLAMATLISWLLVVVTCWLAQRWFGPLTPPPQEQQEIAARKPE
- a CDS encoding DeoR/GlpR family DNA-binding transcription regulator — its product is MKSKSEQLAEMQQRREKILDMIREDGSATVKMLTDTFKLTEATIRTDLRILQQQGYVQRFHGGATLVDGKQNTHAMLLERQVNLTAKDRIGKLAAGFIEPGDTIILDSGTTTTAIANHLNHIKKLSVITTGVNIALQLGGEPGVNILLTGGSFKFPTLSTSGDKAASFFENVLAQKLFLATACISPRHGLSFPSETDIKLKMAMINAANTVYVVADSSKIDKVSMFALPCDWQHIDYLITDNGIGDAARQAFEQVGVKVLVADA
- a CDS encoding transketolase, coding for MDFQAIKNTARQARRYVVTMNHKAGKGHTGADLSEIDIICTLYMAVMDRSNARPDQDRFILSKGHGAGGFYCSCAAMGLLDPAVLDQFMGDDTLLAGHPVRQKLPDLVEINSGGLGHGLPIAVGLALGNKLAGRAHRRAFVLLGDGELAEGANWEAAMAASKFKLDNLIAIVDRNRLQLAGKTEAIMPLEPLAEKWRAFGFETLECDGHDPAALVAAIQRPSQDKPRVILANTEKGHGVSFMANVAAWHHAVPDEQQLAQALAELEG